A portion of the Candidatus Zixiibacteriota bacterium genome contains these proteins:
- a CDS encoding GAF domain-containing protein: protein MNAKAQQLIRDITHTISDKQTETAVLQSAVELLDAYSDTFNWTGFYMMRGNVLEVGPYIGPVTEHVRIELNKGICGATATQKKSIVVDDVRSDPRFLACSLTTRSEIVVPLMDGDVCLGEIDIDSDKPNAFNDDDKTMLEEVARIIVARLKMC, encoded by the coding sequence ATGAACGCCAAAGCGCAACAATTGATTCGTGACATCACTCACACCATTTCGGATAAGCAGACCGAGACGGCGGTGCTTCAGAGCGCGGTGGAATTGCTCGACGCCTACTCCGACACCTTTAACTGGACAGGCTTCTATATGATGCGCGGGAATGTTCTAGAAGTCGGCCCGTATATTGGGCCTGTCACGGAGCATGTTCGAATCGAACTCAACAAAGGGATTTGCGGAGCCACGGCTACACAAAAGAAAAGTATCGTCGTCGATGATGTCAGATCTGATCCTCGTTTTTTAGCTTGCTCACTCACAACCCGCTCGGAAATTGTCGTGCCGCTCATGGACGGGGATGTATGTTTAGGCGAAATTGATATCGACTCAGACAAACCTAATGCTTTTAATGATGATGATAAAACAATGCTTGAGGAAGTAGCGCGGATAATAGTAGCGCGATTGAAAATGTGCTGA
- a CDS encoding DUF5668 domain-containing protein, with product MFIGVLLVLLGVLMLLERTGIIYGQVWDYLLPAALVALGIHIVSRNRSKR from the coding sequence ATGTTTATTGGTGTGCTCCTGGTCCTTCTTGGCGTCCTGATGCTTCTTGAGCGAACAGGAATCATTTATGGCCAAGTCTGGGACTATCTTCTCCCGGCGGCATTGGTCGCTCTTGGTATTCACATTGTATCGCGAAATCGCTCTAAGAGATAA
- the mce gene encoding methylmalonyl-CoA epimerase, whose amino-acid sequence MSEKSIISHIGIAVADLQKSIAIYSTLLGNSPAHRESVADQHVEVAIFAGLESNLKGMTHGRIELVAATSQQSPIARFISTRGEGLHHICMYCDDIEQKLAELKASGLRLIDETPRIGAEGKRIAFIHPASTGGVLIELEERENK is encoded by the coding sequence TGCTGTTGCCGATTTACAAAAGTCGATTGCGATATATTCCACCTTATTAGGGAATTCGCCAGCGCATCGCGAATCAGTCGCCGACCAGCATGTGGAAGTTGCCATCTTTGCCGGACTTGAAAGCAATCTCAAAGGTATGACTCATGGCCGTATCGAATTGGTCGCCGCGACATCGCAACAGAGTCCCATCGCGAGATTTATCTCAACACGGGGCGAAGGACTTCATCATATTTGTATGTACTGCGATGATATCGAACAAAAATTGGCGGAACTCAAAGCATCCGGCCTGCGCTTAATCGACGAGACGCCGCGCATAGGCGCCGAAGGAAAGCGCATTGCCTTTATCCATCCAGCTTCGACAGGCGGAGTGCTGATAGAACTTGAAGAAAGAGAAAACAAATAG